CCGGTGCGGCGGGCGTTGGGCCGGCGGCGGCGCGGACGTCGTCGTCGGTCACTCGGCCGCCGCGCCCGGAGGCGCGCACGGCCCGCAAGTCGACGCCGAGCTCGCGGGCGAGCCGCCGCGTCGCCGGCGTCGCCGCCACCGGCCCCGAGGCTCGCGCGGGCGCCGTCGCGCCGGCGACGGACGCGGACGAGGGTGCGGAGGGGGCGGGGAGGGGGCTCCGAGCGAGTGTCGTTCCGAGACGAGGAGCCCTCTCCCCGCCCCCTGCGCCCTTCGCCGCGTCCTCGTCGAACGTGACGAGGACGTCGCCGACTTTGACCGTCTGCCCCGCCTGCACGTGAACCTTGGTCACGCGGCCGCCGACGGGCGACGGGATCTCGACCGTGGCCTTGTCGGTCTCGACCTCGAGGAGCGGCGCGTCCTCGGCGACGACGTCGCCCTCGCTCACGAGGACCTTGACGATCTCGGCCTCGGTCAGCCCTTCCCCCAGGTCGGGCAGCGCGAACGCGCGCGCCGGCATCAGAACGCGAGCGTCTCGCGCGCGGCGGCGACGACGCGCGCGACGTCGGGCACGTGGGCCTTCTCGCGCGCGAAGCCGACGAACGCGACGTCGTGCGCCGTCACGCGGCGCACCGGCGCCTCGAGGCGGAGGAACGCGCCCTCCATGATGGACGCGGCGATCTCGGCGCCCGGGCCGAAGCTCCGCGGCGCCTCGTGGACGACCACCGCGCGCCCGGTCTTCGCGACCGAGGCGACGAGCGTCTCGCGGTCGAGGGGGGAGATGGTCAGGAGATCGATCACCTCGGCGGCGACGCCGTCCTCGGCCTGGAGCACGTCGGCGGCCTCGCGCGCGACGCGCAGCATGGCGCCGTAGGCGATCAGCGTGAGATCGCCGCCCTCGCGGACGACCTGCGCCCGGCCGATCGGGAGGGTCTCACTCTCCTCGGGAACCTCCTCCTTCGCCGCGTGATAGAGCGCCTTCGCCTCGAAGAAGACGACCGGGTCGGGGTCGCGGATCGCGGCGGCCAGGAGCGCGCGCGCGTTGCGCGGGCCCGAGGGGATCACCATCTTGAGGCCCGGCACGTGGGCGTAGAACTGCTCCTCCGATTCCGTGTGGTGCTCGAGGGCACGGACGCCGCCGCCGTAGGGCATCCGGATCACCATCGCGCAGCCGAAGCGGCCCTGCGAGCGCAGGCGGTAGCGCGCGGCGTGGTTCTCGATCTGGTGGAAGCACTGGAACGCGAAGCCCGAGAACTGGATCTCGCAGACGGGCCGGAGGCCGTAGAGCGCCATGCCGACGCCGGTGCCGATGATGGCGGCCTCGGCGAGCGGGCTGTCGATCACCCGCTGCGAGCCGAACTTGCGCTGGAGGTCGTCGGTGACGCGGAAGACGCCGCCGTCCACGCCGACGTCCTCGCCGAGGATCACGACGTCCGGGTCGCGCTCCATCTCCTGGAAGAGCGCCAGGTTGAGCGCCTTGACCATGTTGAGCTTCGTCATTTATCGGGCGCCCCAGCCCGGCGCCAACCGAGGGTGGCCTGCCGCAGGTGCGGGTTCATCGTCGCGTCAGCCGCTGGCCGCGCATCGGCGTCGCGCGCGGCTCGGGCGCCGGCGCCTCGGGCGCCGCCGCGCCGGCCTCGCGGAGCCGGGCCGCCATCTCGTCGCGCTGGGCCCGGAGGTGCGCCGGCATCTCGGCGTACACGTGGTCGAACACCGTCAGCGGGTCGGGCGGCGGCATCGCCTCGAAGCGGCGCACGGCCTCGGCAATCTCCGCGTCGACGCGCGCCTCGAGGCCGTCCTCGAGGAGGTTCCGTTCCCGCAGGTAGGCGGTGAAGCGCGTGAGCGGGTCCTTCTGCTCCCACATCTTCACCTCTTCGTCGGCGCGGTACTTGGTCGGGTCGTCGGCCGTCGTGTGGACGCCGAGGCGGTACGTGACGCACTCGATCAGCGTTGGCCCCTCGCCCGCGCGCGCGCGGTCCACCGCCTCGCGGGCGGCCGCGTAGACGGCGAGCACGTCGTTTCC
The sequence above is a segment of the Candidatus Methylomirabilota bacterium genome. Coding sequences within it:
- a CDS encoding alpha-ketoacid dehydrogenase subunit beta yields the protein MTKLNMVKALNLALFQEMERDPDVVILGEDVGVDGGVFRVTDDLQRKFGSQRVIDSPLAEAAIIGTGVGMALYGLRPVCEIQFSGFAFQCFHQIENHAARYRLRSQGRFGCAMVIRMPYGGGVRALEHHTESEEQFYAHVPGLKMVIPSGPRNARALLAAAIRDPDPVVFFEAKALYHAAKEEVPEESETLPIGRAQVVREGGDLTLIAYGAMLRVAREAADVLQAEDGVAAEVIDLLTISPLDRETLVASVAKTGRAVVVHEAPRSFGPGAEIAASIMEGAFLRLEAPVRRVTAHDVAFVGFAREKAHVPDVARVVAAARETLAF
- a CDS encoding thiamine pyrophosphate-dependent enzyme: VPVVFVCQNNQWAISVPLKKQTHSKTIAQKALAYGLPGIQVDGNDVLAVYAAAREAVDRARAGEGPTLIECVTYRLGVHTTADDPTKYRADEEVKMWEQKDPLTRFTAYLRERNLLEDGLEARVDAEIAEAVRRFEAMPPPDPLTVFDHVYAEMPAHLRAQRDEMAARLREAGAAAPEAPAPEPRATPMRGQRLTRR